TGACCATTGCAATTCATTTTGCTGGtttattgttgtttttctgtaacCCTATTACTGTGTTTCTCATAGAAACTCCTGTAATGTGATGTTCTCAACACTTTGAACTACCTATTATTTGCAGCTGTACTTGATAATAAATACCAAACTTAATTTGTTCTTGCTAATCAACTTCTCTTTGTATTAGGGAATGGACGATCTGCAAGTTAGATCTGCTGCTACAGATATATTTTCTTATCTAGTAGAATTTAGCCCATCCATGGTCCGAGAATTTGTGATGCAAGAGGCCCAGCAGAGTGATGATGTAAGTCACAGTGGTTTGCAGTCTGTTGAATATACCAGTCTTTGGGCaagcaggaaacaaacaaaacatcaaaacaaacccctaaaaacaaaggaaaaagtagaTTTAATACACAAATATACACTTCTGAGCTTGTTGGTGTTGCGTGAGTTTACAGTTTTGGAGGTCTGACTGACAAGGATTGTAGGTGTGGAGGGTTGTGCTTAACAGAATTTCTGTATCCAAATGCAACTCTCAGTTCTTCCGTTTCATTTAAATTTGTCTTcaaaaaatgacagaaactATGGAAATTACTTTCCTCTATTGAAACTGTGTCTAATTGTTTGCTGgtgtgtttgtttgggatttttctgcaGGACATCCTCCTCATCAATGTGGTCATTGAGCAGATGATCTGTGACACGGATCCGGAGCTCGGGGGAGCTGTTCAGTTAATGGGGCTGCTGAGAACTCTGATTGACCCAGAGAATATGCTGGCCACAGCCAATGTAAGGAGATGTGGGGAGTGCAGACACTGCGCTGTCCCAGCAAAGCTGAAAACCTGATATTCTCTGTGTTTGCTCTGATACTGAATTTAAACAAGCCAAAAATAAGCTTAAAGTTTCCATTTTGGGGGATTGTGCAGGTGTTTATTAAAAAAGTTTTGTCAAGCTTTTTGAGTTGTTGATGTTTTTTCAGTAGATGTTTGCatggtggggattttttggtgaTGGTGAGCTTGGTTCGTTGTCCCAGAATGAAGAAACTGATCTTTTTTGAGCAAAGACAGTCCTGCAGGCCCAACAAATATACAGGCAGACCTGAAGGAGCCAATAGAATTCTGTGTGGGCTGTTTCCTGTGTTACTgttctttcttatttaaaagCCTGTGTACAAATCCCACTGTTTAATAAAGCtgtttttgttttagaaaacagaaaagagtgAATTTCTCAATTTCTTCTACAACCATTGTATGCACGTTCTCACCGCGCCGCTTCTGGCCAATACATCAGAAGATAAATGTGAAAAAGGTActgaatatttccattttctttttcctccttgcagGCCTGTAGTGTTTGGCAGTGGCTGACAGTGCTGGTCCCAGGGATCAGCCTGAGGTGCCAGCTGGGAATGCACGTGTGGAAAACTGCACAGAAGGGACAGGGCTTCTGTGGGCAGCAGttttcagctccttcctgcagctctggatgCTGCTGTAGCTTCATGCTGTGCTTTGTGAAAGATGCACTTCCTTGATGTTCATCATGCGAATATACAGTTGTTGATTGCCTTGAAAAAATACTTCCTGTAAAGCAGAACGTGTCTGTAGGTCTCAAATGTTAAGCTAAAAAAAGTTTTGCACATTCCATCTAAAATCTGTAGTACTTGTTTTAATgcattatttgaaaaatttagGATTGGTAGTCTTATTCTATATAATGTTCCTAAGTTTTAGGTTATACATTTTCACCTAGATGTATTTAGAACTTTGTAAGgtaaattaaatacagaaatctcAACTGGCTGTGTTCTTGCTGCACGTTTATGTCCCTGTAGCTCACAGAAACTTTTGGTCTGATGAAAAATCTGACCATCTGGTAGAATTTATTGTTTATCCCCATCTTTTAAATCTTGACAGTGCtttgaaaacctttttctgacatttgtttttattttctctctattAGATGCAGTAGTTGGATCCACTAAGAGTAATACAATTTGTCCTGGTGAGTTTGAATTGATTTTGAGTTTTGAAACTTTTCTTGTGTGCTGTGTATGGTATTCtattaaacaaaaaagttaGGTACGCCcatactttatttcttttaatagttTTTATTGAAATAGATGTAAGGGCTTTGCTTCACCTGGGACAACTGGAAGCTGAAGGAACATTTTCATCTGGTTTTAAGttactgaggtttttttttcttagtcagCCTTGCTATTGAAAGCTTaaattgttaatttttcttgcaGATAATTACCAAACAGCACAACTACTTGCCTTAATTTTGGAACTGCTTACTTTTTGTGTGGAACATCACACATATCACATCAAGAATTACATTATGAACAAAGATTTGCTAAGAAGAGTACTGGTCTTGATGAATTCAAAACACACCTTTCTGGCCTTGTGTGAGTATGGAGCTGTTGTGATTTCCTTCTTCCAGGCTTGGTGTGCACTGTGTGGAAGGTGTTCCAGTGTACACTTGAACTTGGAATTTGTGTTAATGAGTGTGAATGAGATTTTAATgctctgggtttgggggtgcatCTTCCTCTGGGTAACAGCaggtgtttcagttctttccatGAGCCCTGGCATGTGGTTATTAACTCCTTGATTCTTTCTTCCCACAGGTGCTCTTCGCTTTATGAGGAGGATAATTGGCCTGAAAGATGAATTTTATAACCGTTACATCACCAAGGGAAACCTCTTTGAGCCAGTTATCAATGCCCTGCTGGATAATGGCACTCGGTACAACCTGCTCAACTCTGCTGTGATTGAGCTGTTTGAGTTCATCAGAGTGGTGagtccagctgcagctccagctcttaGAGGAACACCCAGCTCCTTGAAAAACAAGGACTTAAAGCAGCTCCTGAGCCACTTGCTGCCAGTGCCTTGATGTGTGGGAGGCTTTGCTGGGAATCTTTGTGGCCTGTGAAAGTGAAGGGTGGCTTTTAGTTGTAGGATATTGTAGCTGCTGTCTTTTCCAGCAAGAAGAACATTAGGAATGTTAGGATTTGCCTGATAATGGTGAGAGACTTGTTAGAGGGGGCTGACCAAAGTTCCTGGTCCCACATGAGCTGGTTTAGCTGCTGAGGACTGGGGAGAGCTGTAGCCTGTGGGGAGAACAGGGCACAGCTGTCCTACATAAAGTATCCTGGTTTAACAGAAGCATCACAAATACAGTTGGGACACTGCTGAATCCATTGTCTGTTTCTGTGGGAAGCCTTATAAATATTTCTCGATCTCATCTCTTTTATTAAGGATAAATCTGATTTCATGCTTCACTTTTGTATAATCTTGTACAATAATGCTTTGGCTCTGGGCAAGAAATCAGTTACTTTCCAAAGTGAGCTCAAAAGCTTTCTGAACTTCTGCCTGTGCCCATTTGAGGCTGAAACGCTGCTTTGTTCTTCTGCAGGAAGATATTAAGTCCCTTATTGCACACATAGTTGAAAACTTCTATAATGCACTTGAATCTATTGAATATGTTCAGACGTTCAAGGGACTGAAGACAAAATATGAGCAAGAAAAGGACCGACAAAGCCAGAAGCTGAACAGGTAGGCCCCGCTTTCTGTGCTCCGAGCCTGCCAGTGGCTGCCACTCTGCACGGCTGctccttgcttttctctttcctagaggacagcaggagcaggaggctgggattGGGGTTGGGTTTCATTCTTGGTGAAAACTTCTTGGATTAGAAGAAAGCTGCATCTGCCTTTCCTTGTGGCCAAGTGTAGTAGAGCTGATGTTGGCCAGTGCACTAAATGCTATGTTCAGAAAACTCTCAGCTTAAGAGGAACAGAATGTTGCTCTGATTTGGGATTCAGTCTGGCTCATCATCATATGGGGTGTTGGTGAGTCTTGGGGTGAGGGCAGAACCAGAGGTGGAGCTGGATTGCCTTCTCAAATACATCGAGCTCCCTCTAAAACTCTGGAAGGTGTTTCTGGTCCCGAGTCTGAAACAGCAGCCAAGCTGGAATCACTGTGTGTGTCTCTTACAGTGTCCCATCCATATTGCGTAGCAATAGATTCCGCAGGGATGCCAGAGCCTtggaggaggatgaagaaatGTGGTTCAAtgaagatgaagaggaagaaggcGAAGCTGTTGTACCTCCAGTTGAGAAGTCAAAACAGGAGGATGATTTTCCAGATAGCTATGAAAAATTTATGGAAACTAAAAAAGGTATTTACTCGGTTTGAGCTTGTTGGCACTGGAAGTGCTCCATGGCAGATTCGTGGAGTATCACCTAAACCAGCCTGTGGTTTGTGCCCTGTACCTCGAGCAGCAGTACAGGGCATTCTGTGTGATTGAGTCATGAGATCCAAACGTGTCCTTGCAAGCCAGTCTAGGATTAAAAGAACAAGTTAAACTGCTTGGAGCATGCATCTGGtttaaatgccatttaaaaGCAGGACTTTGAATGTGCCTGTGTGCTCCAGGTGAGCCATGTCCCTGGTGCCCTCAGCATCCAGGCCCTGCTCAGTTTGCTGCTGGTGGGCTCAGGATGGGCTTGGTTGGGGAACTGAGAATTGCAGCAGAATTGgaaccaaaaaaacctgctggCTCTTGCCCCGCGATTGCACTGTGATGTGGATTGTACTCCTTGGTGTGCAGCTGATACCTAAGTGTGGCAATGTTTGTCCCTCAGCTAAGGAGagtgaagacaaagaaaatcttCCAAAAAGGACTTCAGCTGGGGGATTCAAATTCACTTTTTCCCACTCAGCCAGCTCAGCCAACGGTGCGAACGGTGCAAACAGCAAATCTGTGGCAGCTCAGACATCACCAGCGAGCTCCAACGGCTCCTCTTCCAAGAACACGGCCCTGAGCCCGGCGGTGCCGGCCCCCAAGGTGGGAGAACTCGTGTGGGGCTGTCCTGGTGCAGGGCTGTCCCAGGgtaacagcagcaacagcctgtgggcagtggggctgagctggtgATAAATTCACCCTGAGCCCTCCAGTGAATCCCTGACTGCTCTGGGGAGGTCTGAGCAGGGCTGGACTCTGTTGCAATCTGGTGGGCGCAGTCTCATCCCGCATCCTCTGCATCATTTCGCTGTTGCCACTTTTTTCCTTGCCCAgttgctgctctgtgtgtctgATGTACAAAGGAAATTGGCGGTTTGGGGAACTCTGTTAGTGCCCCTCCAGATTGGGAATTGAGTGTTTTTAAGGGGACAGATGCAGGGAGTGACCCCTCTGTGGTGCCTGACTCAGCTGTGCATTACTGGAATCCTCAGCCCTCGAGCTCCTGAGCAGCTACAAAAAAGCGTGGCAGGAGTTGGTTTCCCACCCTAAGGCAGAGCAGCCAAAGGGATGTCAGCCTGCACGTTGGGAGTTCATGTCTGTCCAGCTGGGCTGAAGgtgatttttaaacaatttgCAGTCCAGACCCAGAGGAGCGAGGAAACTCCAGTACTTCCTGCAGCTTGAGGTTCAAACCCACTCTCCAGACAAATGGGACTTGGAATGCCAAAGGCATCACCAAGAAACCTTCAGGCTGGTGTGTCCCAGACAGGTTGGCTGGAGGTTGAGTACTAAAGTTGCAATTCCTGGGTATTTTTTCAATGtgagaatttcttttttccttgtttctgatTGGCAGGGAAGTCTAGTTGGGCTAGTGGATTATCCTGACGATGAAGACgatgatgaagaggaggagacaTCTCCAAGAAAAAGACCTCGTCTGGGTTcataaaagaaaccaaaaccttGGAATAAGAACTTTTATTACGGGGTTTCAAATGCTGCAACCGTTTTAAGAGCTAAAAAGAATCTGATTCAGAAAGCTTTCTCCCATGAGTATATAAGATAATACAAGGAGTAGCAAAAGAAACTCGGTGTATCAGCTAGAAAGGGTTAGTTTTGTAAACACAAAGCTTCCAAGGAACTTAATGTCTTTCTAGAAAGTAAGGAGTCTGCCATTCAGGCtgtcaaaaaaatgaaaaattaaaaaaaaaaaaaaggtgggttAGTATTCTCAGAACCTGGATGATGGCTTCTCAGCAAGGAAAGTCTCAGGTGTCggaagggaaagggggagggaaaggtATGgtaacactttttttaaaatattgcaggGTTTCCCCAGTGTTTAAcagaactaggaaaaaaaataaaattcaagctTAAATTTTGAACCCAGTAATCTTAATTTTGTAATGGTGCTGTCAGTTGTGTTCTTTTAGCAAtgcctcttttaaaaaaaattttaagggAAAACTAACTCTGTTTGCATAAGAACAATCCGTATTTTGGGACCATTTATTACCAACTAAACTGCATTTCTCATGGTTGGAGGGAGGGACACTGCAGTTATAGTGCATGTTGAGTTGTttaaaacagttaaaataagttttaatttgtattttccaaGAGGAGAGAATGGAAGCTGGATTCAAAATTGaaggttttgcttgttttgtcaGTGAGACGTCCAGAAATATCTATGCCAAGGAGCAGTGGCTTCCCAAGGGTCTCCCGGAGCTGCTTGTGTCACAGTGGGGCTGTACCCGGCACATCCCACAGCTGTCGGCTTCAGGTTGGGAAGAGCCCGAATTCCAGCCACGCTCGGCGGTGTTCCAAGGGCCGCCTCCTCTCGGAGCAGCCATTTCCCTGTTTGGGAGTTGAAATCGCGTGGGTGAGGTGGGAATAAAAAACACTCACAGGTTTTTCGTAGTGATGGACTGAGCAGCATTTTAACACCAAAGTCAGTTTGGACCAAGATGGAATTATTGCCAAGAGAACACCTTGAGGGCTTGGAGGCGGAATCCACAAGCAGCACCTGAACCTGGGGGTGGtacaaaagctgcttttttaaaacacaaaagcacaTTCCACATAGGTGAGTGAACTGTGACAGGAATAGGTGAGTTCACAGCAAGGTGACAGAGGCAAACAgtccaggttttattttcaagagCAGCACAtgaactgtaaatattttaatgttagTTTGCCCATATGTGATCTGAGATCATGACAAAGTGAGAGGAGATTCCCAGCAACTGTGTCAGAGATGTTAAAAGATGGAACCAGCTGCAATCCACCACATAGATCACTCTTGTAATATGTGTTATGGGTCCATTTCTCCTGGAATAGTTTAAACTGAAGCAGTTTCTCTGTTTTGGAGATTTTTGTAGTTAGTTTTAATTTTAGCTCTTGTTTGAAAAAAGATGGGCTGTCTGTGTAGATATGAAGTATAGTTTTTTCCATAAAACAGaagtttattttgtattaaagaTACCACTGTACTTGTTTTACACCATTTGTATACATGTGGTGATATTAATGCTGAACTGTAAAATTCAGGAATTAAAATGTGACCCTGTAATTCCATAATTAgtgcttttgtttggtttgttacACATGGTAAATGAACTCAGAATTTTCAGTGTGGCTGTTGCACGATATTGTTTAAGGTTAGTTATCCATGCAGATTTCAAAGTAACTCTGTACCACTGGATGGAATCCCAGAGGGAACGGGTGAGCTCTTCCCGATGCGTAAGCGAGACACAGGCGCTCTGATGGACCTGGGGACAGTCgtg
The window above is part of the Corvus moneduloides isolate bCorMon1 chromosome 3, bCorMon1.pri, whole genome shotgun sequence genome. Proteins encoded here:
- the PPP4R3B gene encoding serine/threonine-protein phosphatase 4 regulatory subunit 3B isoform X3 codes for the protein MSDTRRRVKVYTLNEDRQWDDRGTGHVSSSYVERLKGMSLLVRAESDGSLLLESKINPNTAYQKQQDTLIVWSEAENYDLALSFQEKAGCDEIWEKICQVQGKDPSVEVTQDLIESEEEHIEEMPETSPLIDLPTCELNKLEEIADLVTSVLSSPIRREKLALALENEGYIKKLLQLFQVCENLENTEGLHHLYEIIRGILFLNKATLFEVMFSDECIMDVVGCLEYDPSLAQPKRHREFLTKTAKFKEVIPITDSELRQKIHQTYRVQYIQDIILPTPSVFEENFLSTLTSFIFFNKVEIVSMLQEDEKFLSEVFAQLTDEATDDDKRCELVNFFKEFCAFSQTLQPQNRDAFFKTLAKLGILPALEIVMGMDDLQVRSAATDIFSYLVEFSPSMVREFVMQEAQQSDDDILLINVVIEQMICDTDPELGGAVQLMGLLRTLIDPENMLATANKTEKSEFLNFFYNHCMHVLTAPLLANTSEDKCEKDAVVGSTKSNTICPDNYQTAQLLALILELLTFCVEHHTYHIKNYIMNKDLLRRVLVLMNSKHTFLALCALRFMRRIIGLKDEFYNRYITKGNLFEPVINALLDNGTRYNLLNSAVIELFEFIRVEDIKSLIAHIVENFYNALESIEYVQTFKGLKTKYEQEKDRQSQKLNSVPSILRSNRFRRDARALEEDEEMWFNEDEEEEGEAVVPPVEKSKQEDDFPDSYEKFMETKKASSANGANGANSKSVAAQTSPASSNGSSSKNTALSPAVPAPKGSLVGLVDYPDDEDDDEEEETSPRKRPRLGS
- the PPP4R3B gene encoding serine/threonine-protein phosphatase 4 regulatory subunit 3B isoform X2: MSDTRRRVKVYTLNEDRQWDDRGTGHVSSSYVERLKGMSLLVRAESDGSLLLESKINPNTAYQKQQDTLIVWSEAENYDLALSFQEKAGCDEIWEKICQVQGKDPSVEVTQDLIESEEEHIEEMPETSPLIDLPTCELNKLEEIADLVTSVLSSPIRREKLALALENEGYIKKLLQLFQVCENLENTEGLHHLYEIIRGILFLNKATLFEVMFSDECIMDVVGCLEYDPSLAQPKRHREFLTKTAKFKEVIPITDSELRQKIHQTYRVQYIQDIILPTPSVFEENFLSTLTSFIFFNKVEIVSMLQEDEKFLSEVFAQLTDEATDDDKRCELVNFFKEFCAFSQTLQPQNRDAFFKTLAKLGILPALEIVMGMDDLQVRSAATDIFSYLVEFSPSMVREFVMQEAQQSDDDILLINVVIEQMICDTDPELGGAVQLMGLLRTLIDPENMLATANKTEKSEFLNFFYNHCMHVLTAPLLANTSEDKCEKDAVVGSTKSNTICPDNYQTAQLLALILELLTFCVEHHTYHIKNYIMNKDLLRRVLVLMNSKHTFLALCALRFMRRIIGLKDEFYNRYITKGNLFEPVINALLDNGTRYNLLNSAVIELFEFIRVEDIKSLIAHIVENFYNALESIEYVQTFKGLKTKYEQEKDRQSQKLNSNRFRRDARALEEDEEMWFNEDEEEEGEAVVPPVEKSKQEDDFPDSYEKFMETKKAKESEDKENLPKRTSAGGFKFTFSHSASSANGANGANSKSVAAQTSPASSNGSSSKNTALSPAVPAPKGSLVGLVDYPDDEDDDEEEETSPRKRPRLGS
- the PPP4R3B gene encoding serine/threonine-protein phosphatase 4 regulatory subunit 3B isoform X1, yielding MSDTRRRVKVYTLNEDRQWDDRGTGHVSSSYVERLKGMSLLVRAESDGSLLLESKINPNTAYQKQQDTLIVWSEAENYDLALSFQEKAGCDEIWEKICQVQGKDPSVEVTQDLIESEEEHIEEMPETSPLIDLPTCELNKLEEIADLVTSVLSSPIRREKLALALENEGYIKKLLQLFQVCENLENTEGLHHLYEIIRGILFLNKATLFEVMFSDECIMDVVGCLEYDPSLAQPKRHREFLTKTAKFKEVIPITDSELRQKIHQTYRVQYIQDIILPTPSVFEENFLSTLTSFIFFNKVEIVSMLQEDEKFLSEVFAQLTDEATDDDKRCELVNFFKEFCAFSQTLQPQNRDAFFKTLAKLGILPALEIVMGMDDLQVRSAATDIFSYLVEFSPSMVREFVMQEAQQSDDDILLINVVIEQMICDTDPELGGAVQLMGLLRTLIDPENMLATANKTEKSEFLNFFYNHCMHVLTAPLLANTSEDKCEKDAVVGSTKSNTICPDNYQTAQLLALILELLTFCVEHHTYHIKNYIMNKDLLRRVLVLMNSKHTFLALCALRFMRRIIGLKDEFYNRYITKGNLFEPVINALLDNGTRYNLLNSAVIELFEFIRVEDIKSLIAHIVENFYNALESIEYVQTFKGLKTKYEQEKDRQSQKLNSVPSILRSNRFRRDARALEEDEEMWFNEDEEEEGEAVVPPVEKSKQEDDFPDSYEKFMETKKAKESEDKENLPKRTSAGGFKFTFSHSASSANGANGANSKSVAAQTSPASSNGSSSKNTALSPAVPAPKGSLVGLVDYPDDEDDDEEEETSPRKRPRLGS
- the PPP4R3B gene encoding serine/threonine-protein phosphatase 4 regulatory subunit 3B isoform X4; translated protein: MIRNQDTLIVWSEAENYDLALSFQEKAGCDEIWEKICQVQGKDPSVEVTQDLIESEEEHIEEMPETSPLIDLPTCELNKLEEIADLVTSVLSSPIRREKLALALENEGYIKKLLQLFQVCENLENTEGLHHLYEIIRGILFLNKATLFEVMFSDECIMDVVGCLEYDPSLAQPKRHREFLTKTAKFKEVIPITDSELRQKIHQTYRVQYIQDIILPTPSVFEENFLSTLTSFIFFNKVEIVSMLQEDEKFLSEVFAQLTDEATDDDKRCELVNFFKEFCAFSQTLQPQNRDAFFKTLAKLGILPALEIVMGMDDLQVRSAATDIFSYLVEFSPSMVREFVMQEAQQSDDDILLINVVIEQMICDTDPELGGAVQLMGLLRTLIDPENMLATANKTEKSEFLNFFYNHCMHVLTAPLLANTSEDKCEKDAVVGSTKSNTICPDNYQTAQLLALILELLTFCVEHHTYHIKNYIMNKDLLRRVLVLMNSKHTFLALCALRFMRRIIGLKDEFYNRYITKGNLFEPVINALLDNGTRYNLLNSAVIELFEFIRVEDIKSLIAHIVENFYNALESIEYVQTFKGLKTKYEQEKDRQSQKLNSVPSILRSNRFRRDARALEEDEEMWFNEDEEEEGEAVVPPVEKSKQEDDFPDSYEKFMETKKAKESEDKENLPKRTSAGGFKFTFSHSASSANGANGANSKSVAAQTSPASSNGSSSKNTALSPAVPAPKGSLVGLVDYPDDEDDDEEEETSPRKRPRLGS
- the PPP4R3B gene encoding serine/threonine-protein phosphatase 4 regulatory subunit 3B isoform X5 — encoded protein: MPETSPLIDLPTCELNKLEEIADLVTSVLSSPIRREKLALALENEGYIKKLLQLFQVCENLENTEGLHHLYEIIRGILFLNKATLFEVMFSDECIMDVVGCLEYDPSLAQPKRHREFLTKTAKFKEVIPITDSELRQKIHQTYRVQYIQDIILPTPSVFEENFLSTLTSFIFFNKVEIVSMLQEDEKFLSEVFAQLTDEATDDDKRCELVNFFKEFCAFSQTLQPQNRDAFFKTLAKLGILPALEIVMGMDDLQVRSAATDIFSYLVEFSPSMVREFVMQEAQQSDDDILLINVVIEQMICDTDPELGGAVQLMGLLRTLIDPENMLATANKTEKSEFLNFFYNHCMHVLTAPLLANTSEDKCEKDAVVGSTKSNTICPDNYQTAQLLALILELLTFCVEHHTYHIKNYIMNKDLLRRVLVLMNSKHTFLALCALRFMRRIIGLKDEFYNRYITKGNLFEPVINALLDNGTRYNLLNSAVIELFEFIRVEDIKSLIAHIVENFYNALESIEYVQTFKGLKTKYEQEKDRQSQKLNSVPSILRSNRFRRDARALEEDEEMWFNEDEEEEGEAVVPPVEKSKQEDDFPDSYEKFMETKKAKESEDKENLPKRTSAGGFKFTFSHSASSANGANGANSKSVAAQTSPASSNGSSSKNTALSPAVPAPKGSLVGLVDYPDDEDDDEEEETSPRKRPRLGS